GGACGAAGCGCAGTATTCACAGGAAAAGGGACACCCCCGGGAGGTCATAATCGGCGCATAGGCCATGGTGTCCTGGAGATCCAGGGCGGCAAAAGGGGAGGCGTCAAGGTCTGCCGGGGCAGGTATGTCATTCAGGGTAAACCCGGTGTAGGTTCTAACCAGGTCTGCAAGAACTGGTTCTGCCGGACCGGTGATGACATGGTCCGCCCCGGAATGTTTTCGGGCATGGGCTTCACAAAGCGTTGCGTAAATACCGCCCAACACCACGGGTACGCCAGGAAAAACCTTTTTGAGCAGGGTAATGGTTTCAGCCACACCTGTAGCCCAATAGGTCATAAGTGAGGTGACTAGAATCAGGTCAGGCCGATCCATTGACAAAAGATCCTGTTCAACCCACTCTTTTAAAGCCCCGTACCGGGTAAAATTTGCATTGGCCGTTCCCAAATGAGGTTCAAGCGCTTCGGGCAAAGGGATCCGGGTTTTCTCAAAGGGCCCCCTGCCGTCCCAATACACCTTGACACGATTGGTTTTCCTGGGGTGAAACCGATTCATGCAGTCCAGAAATGAAACCCGCACATGATTCTGGCGCAGAATGGCGGCAATGGTAAAAAGGCCTAAGGGCCGGGCCCAGAAATCAAAGGCGGCAAAATCATGGACCCAGGGATTAACGCAGAGAATATGTGGTGAATCAGTTTTCAAAATACTGCATGGAGGTCTTTTTCAACTCCCGGCGGGAAAACAGCAAAGTATAATCTTTTTCACCTGTGGCTTTGGAAACCTTTGCCGCAATGGCAAAGCATTCCTCCTCAGTTGATCCGTGAACCATGGTGTACAGATTCTTATCCCACCCGGGTGCAGGGTCTCTTCGATAACAATGGGTGATCTCACGAAAGGAGGCCATGATGCTGCCTACCTCTTCCACACGTTCCTCAGGCACTTTCCAGGCCACCATGGCATTGGCCTTGAATCCTGATTTCTGATGCTTGAGGGTGGCGCCGAACCGTCGGATCATGTTTCTGTCATGAAGACCGGACAGCACTTCAAGAAATTCTTCTTCAGAAATGCCGATCTGTTCTGCCATTTCAAGATAGGGGCGCTTGCAGACCGGGATATCGGTCTGCAGCAGTGAAATTACTTTTTTTTCCAAGTCTGTGAGGGATGTTGTCATAAACTGATTTCCAAAAGCCTTTTATCTAAATTTTTTTATCTGGGAACAATGCCATAATCTCATCTTCAGAGGCTCCGCAGATACCGCGCTCGGTGATGAAACCTGTTACAAGACGGGCCGGGGTTACATCAAATGCGTGGTTGGCCGCAGGGCTGTTTTCAGGCGGCACCAGGACAGATGAAATTTTTCCTTCGGAAAATCCCTGTACATATTTAATCTCGTCCGGGTCCCGTTCTTCAATGGGAATATCTTTTACGCCATCGGTAATGGTCCAATCAAAGGTGGAAGAGGGAAGCGCCACATAAAAGGGCACATCGTTGTCCCGGGCAGCCAGCGCCTTGAGATAGGTGCCGATTTTATTGGCCACATCACCGGCCCGGGTGGTGCGGTCGGTGCCGACAATGACCAGATCCACCATGCCGTGCTGCATCAGATGCCCCCCGGCGTTATCCGTGATCACGGTATGCCGGATGCCGTGTTTGCCAAGTTCCCAGGCGGTCAGGCGTGATCCCTGGTTCAAGGGGCGTGTTTCATCCACCCAAACATGAATATCAATGTCTGCATCAAAAGCGGTGTACATGGGCGCTGTGGCCGTACCGTACTCAATGCAGGCAAGCCACCCGGCATTGCAGTGGGTCAAAATGTTTACGGGCTCACCCTGTTTCTTCTCAGCAATCTCTTTGATGATGGACAGGCCAAATTCACCGATTTTTTGGCAGTTCACCGCCTCTTCTTCCACGATCTCTAAAGCCTCTTTCAAGGCAACTTCCACCCGGGCATCATATTCGGATGCGTTAAGGGCTTTTTCCATGACCCGATCCACAGCCCAGGCCAGATTGGTGGCGGTGGGGCGGGCATCACGAAGGCGGCCACATTCACGTTTGAACCATGCATCATCCGCACCCTTATTACCCTGCTGCACCAAAATAACATACACCCCCAACGCCCCTGTGGCACCAATCAACGGGGCGCCTCGAACATACATCTCCTTGATGGCATGGATCACCAGATCATTGGTTGTCAAATCCTGAACAATCAGTTCATGGGGCAGGCGTCTCTGGTCTATGACCTTTACAGTTTGTGACTCATTATCAAACCAGATGGGCCGCATCTGTTTTCCATCCACATTCATGGCATGTTTCCTTTAGAATTTTCACTTCTTAATTCTATTTTATAAAAAAGTCTGGGTAAGTTACTCAGATCTCTCAAACTTTGTTGTGGGCAACGCCTGGATATAAACCCAGTCAACCCAGGGCTGTTATACCAGATCAAGCGGTTAATTTGTACAAATTAAAGCCCAAACCGAATCCGGAATCAAGCTGCAATGACATTTTAACCAAATGAAAATGTTGTTCAGCAGAGCCTTAACCTTAAATTATCATCAGATCTTAAGCCCTACCGATATCTTGTTGCCGAATTTCGAAGGCGCCAATCAAAAACAAAAAAAGTGTTGACTTTGCTACCCAAAAAGAAAGGAAAAAGCACCATTTTACACCACAAGTAACACATTTATTAGCTTATCCTAATTCAAATTTCACTAACCATTTTTTCATTCTTTAAATATCAACATAACGTATTGATATAATAAATATTTTAGCCCTAACACCCCCAATTACGATTTTTTGCCGCATTGACATAAACATAGGTTTAAATACTATCGTAAAGCTAACTTTATTTTTACATTTAATTCTTCTAAACTTTATTCAAGGATTCTTTCCAGGAAGATTTGACACAGGCAGTAAAAATAGATAAACAAAGATATTGTACTCATATTATCCTTTAGCACTATAAAGGTATTCAACGCAAAAAACAGGAGGGGAAAATGATCAAAGAAAAAAGCAAGTTTAAAAAATCATTGCTGGCATTGCCGATTCTGATTTTTTTAATGTGCGGTTCTGCTTTTGCTCAAGTTTCGGTATATGCTGAGGGTGCCTACACCGACACCGACCTGGTGGTTTACATTTATGCAGACATTTCTACTAGCTCCGAAAATGAAGCACTGTTGAGCTATGGCGTAACTCTTGAATACAACCCGGTTAATCTTGGCAATCCAGTGGCGACAAAAAATTCTGCGGACTGGTATTTTGGCGATAAAGATGATCCCTATCCCACACCAAATGCAGAACCGGACACCAACACCGCCGGGAAAGTTATTATTGTTGGCGGAAAGCTTGATTCTTCACCACCCATTGAAGGCGTTTCTGGAGATCGAGTTCTGCTGGCCACAGTAACCTTTGACCGTTTAACAACAGAACTTCCCAGCGCAGAACTGTATTTAGGAAAAGGGGATGCCTATGCTAATTTTGTCCAGATTAATGGTACAGACCTTGATCAGACACTTGCCGGGACAGAGGAAAACGGGACTATTGGCCAAGTTAATATTTTCCAGCGGGGAGATGCAAATGGCGATGGCGTAGTAAATGTCAATGATCTAAGAGCATTACGCATAGCATTGAGTGATCCGGATGCGGCACCTTGTTACGTAGATTGTAATGGTGATGGTGTTGTTAATGTAAACGATCTAAGGTGCATAAAATTATCACTGTAATCTAAGTTATATTAGCAAAAACTAATTATTATTTAAACCAGTTAAGGAGAAAAATGAAAAAGCTATCAGTAACAACTATCTTAATCTTATGTTTTGGAATAATAACTTGTTTAACAAGTGTTGCCAGTGCAAACCTTGTCTCAATAGTCTTTGATGATATTTACGAATCAGGAATTAAAGTACGTTCAATTCAGTTTGATTTTATCGCTGACGTATATCCTTTTCTTTCTGACGATAATGATCTGTGGGCGGAAGCAGATTTCACGACTTCTAAAGGCGAAGCAATAACTTGGAACAATACAGTGAGTAATAATTGGAGTGTGGAAGAAGGGGCTATAGATTATGACTCAGAAACCGGCATTACAAGAGCTACAGGCGGAGTAATCTATTACTTTGGCAGCAGTGAAAATGACGGTTACGCTTTGCATGATGGAATAGTGGGCACCTACGAATCTTCAGTTGAATTTTCTGTGGATTTGGATTCAATCCAAGTTTTTAAATGGGATGACACTGCTAATTCAATTGCTTTTACCGTTTCCGAAAGTTACTCAGGATTAGACCAAATAGTAACTATTTCTGCTAGCAACGTCCCGATTCCCTCATCCATAGTTCTCCTCGGCGTTGGAATATGCAGCCTATTGGGACTTAGTCGAAAAAAATCAGTTAGGTAGCGGAAGCGCTTAATTTTTTCTGTTCCGCCCCTTGTCTCGACTTTCATTCTTTGTCGATAGGACAAAAAAAATAGATGGCAGTGACGATTTAAAAAAACCTGTCAAAGGCTGTACTGCCCATTACACTACAGACCGTTGACAGGTTTTTACCAACTGCGAGTATGACATGAGCGATTAGTCCCTTATTACCGCCAGACAGGTTAATTTATATTTTTCGGAAATATTGAAGAGAAATCAGCATTGCAGGCGTTTCCGATAAAACCATATTTTTGATCATATCCTTCCTTACTTCCAGAAGTGACAGGGGCACCCATCTTTAATTCTGTTCAACCAATTCAAAAGCATCAGTGCTTTTTTATATATCTACAGCTTAATAACGGTTGAGGAGTAAGACCCAACAATTAAACGCAAATCGAAGGGGATAAGGCTGGGGGATATAACGACCCAACATATCCCTTCGGTAAGCGTGTATGAAATAATTAATGGAACTGAAATCTTATAGTTCCATAAAATACAACCGTAGAATTACAACAACAAGATCTTCATCCCATTCCCATTATCCTCTGGACAGGGGATGAAGAATCATCTGCGGGATATCAAATTGCAAGACCCAACTTAAAATTCAGGATACTGTCAAGCTACGAATAAAAGGACCTGTAGCATCCACCCCTTTTTGCTCCACCTCACGGATGGTTTGGGAACCCACTACAGCTATATCGGTTTTACCCACCAAAAAATCGACATCGGCTTTTTCCTTTACTCCGAATCCCACGGCCGTGGGCAGACGGGTGGCTTTTTGGCACCTTGCCAGATAGGTTCCCATGTCCGAAGAAAACTCTGTCTCTTTTCCGGTCACCCCTTTTCTGGCCAGACAATAAATAAAGCCAGAGGAATGGCTGTCGATCATTTTCATGCGCTGGTCAGAGGTTTCCGGAGAAAAGATATATACCGGGGAGAGATCATATTTATCCATGGCAGCCAGATAATCACCGGCCTCTTCCGGTGGAAGATCCGGGACAATGGCGCCTTTTACGCCAATTTCCGACATCCGGGATGCAAAGGCATCCATGCCGTATTTATAAAGGATGTTCCCATAAGTCATAAATAAAAACGGGATGTCAAAGCTGTCTGATACTTTCTGGGCAAACTCAAAACATTGTTCTACGGTGGCACCAGTGTCCAAGGCAGCCTGGTTGGCCTTGAGAATCACCGGCCCGTCTGCCATGGGTTCTGAAAACGGAATCTGGAGCTCCATTAAGTCCACGCCTGCGTCCACCATCTGCCGGACAATTTCAAAGGAGGCGTCAAAGGACGGATAGCCCATGACAATATGGGTCATCAACAGGATATCTTTTTTCTTGCGCTGTTCCCGGATATAGGTTTCCAGAAACGCGGGGGCAGGTGTCGAAGTATTTGTATCAGTCATTTTGATATTCTCCTGCTTTGGCACAGATAAATTCTTTCCATTTGGGATCGCCGATGGCATCGGCCACGGTAAAAATGTCTTTATCCCCCCGGCCGGACTGGTTGATAATAATGATATCATCCTTGGACATGTTGCCGGCTTCCCTGAATGCCCCGGCAAAGGCATGGGAGGACTCCAGGGCCGGAATAATGCCTTCCAGCTGCATGGTCAGTTTCAGGGCATCCACCACCTCAGTGTCCGTGGCATATTCAAACCGGGCTTTATTTTCATCCCGCATATTGGCAAGAATGGGCGAGACACCGACATAGTCAAGGCCTGCAGAGATAGAGTGGGTCTCTTTCATCTGGCCGTCGCTGTTCTGCAGAAAATAGGTTTTATACCCCTGGGCAATGCCGGGGCTGGCATCTTCGGAACAAAGCCGGGATGCGTGACGGCCCGAGTTAATGCCTTCGCCTCCGGCTTCAACACCCACAAGCTCAACCGGATCATCCATGAACCCCTGGAAAAGCCCCATGGCATTGGACCCGCCGCCCACACAGGCAAAGACTTTAGACGGCAGCCGCCCTTCGGCTTTCATAATTTGGGCACGGGCTTCTTTTCCGATAATGGACTGGAACCAGGAAACCATTTCAGGAAAAGGATGGGGACCGCAGGCGGTTCCCAGGACATAGTGGGTGGAATCCATGTTGGTGACCCAGTCCCTGAACGCCTCGTTGATGGCATCCTTTAAAATCCGGGTGCCGTCGGTGACCGGCACCACGGTGGCACCAAGCTGCTCCATCCAGAACACATTGGGCCGCTGGCGCAGGACATCCACCTCTCCCATGTATATGGTGCAGTCAAAGCCGAATTTGGCCGCCATGGTGGCCGTGGCTACACCATGCTGCCCTGCCCCGGTTTCGGCAATCACCCGTTTTTTTCCCATCTTTTTTACGAGAAGCCCCTGCCCCATGACGTTGTTGGCCTTATGGGCACCGGTGTGATTCAAATCTTCGCGCTTAATATATATTTTTGCCCCGCCAAAATGCCGTGTGAGGTTTTCAGCATAGGTCAGGGGCGTAGGACGGCAGGAATAAGTTGCCATCAAATTTTCATAATCCTGCCAGAACCCCTTGTCTTCTTTGGCCTGCCGGAACCTTTCATCCAGCTCCTCAAAGGTGGCCACAAGGATTTCAGGTAAAAAGGCCCCGCCAAAGGAGCCGTAATATCCGCGGTGTTTCATGTATCTGCCTTTCTTAAAATGGTTGGCAATTGTAAACTTATGTCTGATTTTTAATGGTCTGGCTAAAGGCAAACCGGTCCGTACGACAAAACAGCACCGAATAGATTGCACCAGGCGCTTTAGGGAAATTTAACGACCGTCGGACAACCAGAATCGGATCTAACGGCGGCATATCCAATATGGATGCCCGCTGTTCATTCAACGTTTCCACCTGGAACTGCTGGGTGCCGTCACAAGGTGTGAGATAAAACCGTTCGGACACCACCCGGGACAAGGATTTATCCCCAAGCTCCATATCCTCAATACCCGCAAACAGCTCCGGATCCAGGAAAAGATCCTCCAGCAAAACCGGTTCATCCCGGGCCACGGTCAAGCGGGACATGACAAAGGCCGGTTTACTGTGAAACGGATTGTCCACATCACCTGTAACGGTCTTTTTTTCCAAAGGCATAAGCACTCTTTTTTGCGTGGGAACGCCCTTGGTTGAAAAGGCCTGGGAAGTGCCGGCAAGGGAAAACAGATCAATCTGGGGCGAAGGTTCTTTCACAAAGGTTCCGGCCCCCCGCTTTCTCTGTATGAGGCCCTTTTGCACCAGAATATCCATGGCCTGACGGACGGTGGGCCGGCCCACCCCATATGATTTTGCAAGAACCGTTTCAGACGGAATCATCTGCCCGGGGGGATAAACGCCCTCACGAATACGGGACTGGAGCTGTTCACAAATCTGGTGATACAAGGGTATGGGGGAGTCTGGATTCAGCATAGCCTGCCTTATACTTAAG
This window of the uncultured Desulfobacter sp. genome carries:
- a CDS encoding radical SAM protein is translated as MKTDSPHILCVNPWVHDFAAFDFWARPLGLFTIAAILRQNHVRVSFLDCMNRFHPRKTNRVKVYWDGRGPFEKTRIPLPEALEPHLGTANANFTRYGALKEWVEQDLLSMDRPDLILVTSLMTYWATGVAETITLLKKVFPGVPVVLGGIYATLCEAHARKHSGADHVITGPAEPVLADLVRTYTGFTLNDIPAPADLDASPFAALDLQDTMAYAPIMTSRGCPFSCEYCASSFLEPRFRRRSPENVFQEIYHWHIHFQVKNFAFYDDALLINPEKYAFPLLERIIDEKMDIFFHTPNALHIKEVSAKAADLMFKAGFKTIRLGLETTDFSSHRHDIKVKQDEFFTAVENLRAAGFATDQLGAYLLCGLPGQNLDEVGDSITLVKRLGVTPVLAYYTPIPHTPMWADAVKNARFDITAHPALTNNSLFPCVRSQQDLARISQLKKMLK
- a CDS encoding Lrp/AsnC family transcriptional regulator, whose product is MTTSLTDLEKKVISLLQTDIPVCKRPYLEMAEQIGISEEEFLEVLSGLHDRNMIRRFGATLKHQKSGFKANAMVAWKVPEERVEEVGSIMASFREITHCYRRDPAPGWDKNLYTMVHGSTEEECFAIAAKVSKATGEKDYTLLFSRRELKKTSMQYFEN
- the mtnA gene encoding S-methyl-5-thioribose-1-phosphate isomerase; this encodes MNVDGKQMRPIWFDNESQTVKVIDQRRLPHELIVQDLTTNDLVIHAIKEMYVRGAPLIGATGALGVYVILVQQGNKGADDAWFKRECGRLRDARPTATNLAWAVDRVMEKALNASEYDARVEVALKEALEIVEEEAVNCQKIGEFGLSIIKEIAEKKQGEPVNILTHCNAGWLACIEYGTATAPMYTAFDADIDIHVWVDETRPLNQGSRLTAWELGKHGIRHTVITDNAGGHLMQHGMVDLVIVGTDRTTRAGDVANKIGTYLKALAARDNDVPFYVALPSSTFDWTITDGVKDIPIEERDPDEIKYVQGFSEGKISSVLVPPENSPAANHAFDVTPARLVTGFITERGICGASEDEIMALFPDKKI
- a CDS encoding dockerin type I domain-containing protein; its protein translation is MIKEKSKFKKSLLALPILIFLMCGSAFAQVSVYAEGAYTDTDLVVYIYADISTSSENEALLSYGVTLEYNPVNLGNPVATKNSADWYFGDKDDPYPTPNAEPDTNTAGKVIIVGGKLDSSPPIEGVSGDRVLLATVTFDRLTTELPSAELYLGKGDAYANFVQINGTDLDQTLAGTEENGTIGQVNIFQRGDANGDGVVNVNDLRALRIALSDPDAAPCYVDCNGDGVVNVNDLRCIKLSL
- the trpA gene encoding tryptophan synthase subunit alpha; translation: MTDTNTSTPAPAFLETYIREQRKKKDILLMTHIVMGYPSFDASFEIVRQMVDAGVDLMELQIPFSEPMADGPVILKANQAALDTGATVEQCFEFAQKVSDSFDIPFLFMTYGNILYKYGMDAFASRMSEIGVKGAIVPDLPPEEAGDYLAAMDKYDLSPVYIFSPETSDQRMKMIDSHSSGFIYCLARKGVTGKETEFSSDMGTYLARCQKATRLPTAVGFGVKEKADVDFLVGKTDIAVVGSQTIREVEQKGVDATGPFIRSLTVS
- the trpB gene encoding tryptophan synthase subunit beta encodes the protein MKHRGYYGSFGGAFLPEILVATFEELDERFRQAKEDKGFWQDYENLMATYSCRPTPLTYAENLTRHFGGAKIYIKREDLNHTGAHKANNVMGQGLLVKKMGKKRVIAETGAGQHGVATATMAAKFGFDCTIYMGEVDVLRQRPNVFWMEQLGATVVPVTDGTRILKDAINEAFRDWVTNMDSTHYVLGTACGPHPFPEMVSWFQSIIGKEARAQIMKAEGRLPSKVFACVGGGSNAMGLFQGFMDDPVELVGVEAGGEGINSGRHASRLCSEDASPGIAQGYKTYFLQNSDGQMKETHSISAGLDYVGVSPILANMRDENKARFEYATDTEVVDALKLTMQLEGIIPALESSHAFAGAFREAGNMSKDDIIIINQSGRGDKDIFTVADAIGDPKWKEFICAKAGEYQND
- a CDS encoding GntR family transcriptional regulator translates to MLNPDSPIPLYHQICEQLQSRIREGVYPPGQMIPSETVLAKSYGVGRPTVRQAMDILVQKGLIQRKRGAGTFVKEPSPQIDLFSLAGTSQAFSTKGVPTQKRVLMPLEKKTVTGDVDNPFHSKPAFVMSRLTVARDEPVLLEDLFLDPELFAGIEDMELGDKSLSRVVSERFYLTPCDGTQQFQVETLNEQRASILDMPPLDPILVVRRSLNFPKAPGAIYSVLFCRTDRFAFSQTIKNQT